Proteins encoded together in one Deinococcus hopiensis KR-140 window:
- a CDS encoding GIY-YIG nuclease family protein: MNPGEVYILINPAMPDMVKIGKTTRNVNDRVRELSAATGVPQKFILVYHRRFDDVDQAEAAIHAALQARGVRASPNREFFLISPTDAINQLLTISTLDVTPSVEQAGNVSADVREMAALLIDEGEDHLYGAGGKIADPYKAAACFEKAMNLGSALATAKLGALYCDEDSPIANRRKGEQLLLDAANRGVPEALSSLANFYDYQERSEDSKSMWVRLLTECTNEPPREMASYCIPLVIRLYHEYRDPELIDLLRPYRDQLVNLWEAFVHRSRNEPEKQSRFVNQLQMISRW; encoded by the coding sequence ATGAATCCTGGCGAGGTATACATCTTAATCAATCCAGCCATGCCGGATATGGTCAAAATTGGAAAGACCACACGCAATGTGAATGACCGAGTTCGGGAACTGTCGGCAGCCACGGGGGTGCCACAAAAATTCATCTTGGTCTACCATCGACGCTTTGATGACGTTGATCAGGCGGAGGCGGCCATTCATGCCGCACTGCAGGCGAGGGGGGTTCGAGCATCTCCAAACCGTGAGTTCTTTCTGATCTCACCCACCGATGCTATCAATCAGTTGCTCACCATTTCGACGCTGGATGTCACTCCATCGGTAGAGCAGGCAGGCAATGTGTCAGCAGACGTACGTGAAATGGCGGCGTTACTAATCGACGAAGGTGAGGACCACCTATATGGTGCGGGAGGTAAAATTGCCGACCCATATAAAGCTGCGGCCTGCTTTGAGAAAGCTATGAACTTGGGCAGCGCTTTAGCTACAGCCAAATTGGGAGCACTGTACTGTGACGAGGATAGCCCCATAGCTAATCGTAGAAAGGGGGAACAACTCCTCCTAGACGCAGCGAATCGTGGCGTTCCAGAGGCCCTAAGCTCATTGGCTAATTTCTATGACTATCAGGAGAGAAGTGAGGATTCCAAGTCAATGTGGGTGCGCCTCCTCACTGAATGCACCAATGAACCTCCCAGGGAAATGGCAAGCTATTGCATTCCATTAGTGATTCGGTTGTATCACGAATACCGAGATCCAGAGCTCATTGATCTGCTCCGTCCGTACCGCGATCAACTGGTGAATCTTTGGGAAGCTTTTGTGCATAGAAGTCGTAATGAGCCAGAAAAGCAATCCCGATTCGTCAATCAGTTGCAGATGATTTCAAGATGGTAG
- a CDS encoding DUF2268 domain-containing putative Zn-dependent protease (predicted Zn-dependent protease with a strongly conserved HExxH motif) yields MNKFMQSSHGVSVRVLSAQHDRHEFNPFNRWEEKLLDLVSHPSKRSAEWTLSEDITAVKEQVRRTVSNIQIKYPFSSDVLELDILLYQVTSLDDPTLEIRGDLRGNRQYPAILVGIETFNARRLEAVLTHELLHVLYSPPAETAAHDALDLYLLRLAIEEGVAEAFVRENMSPADVKSGASDLAVPEDLVQLHDFRHERHDDPKKLNDPKDAALKSFLEMHKHYAAGYHIVTSLIDGKVFDLTTLIDMDPVEVWKAYLPLNSAIPSTL; encoded by the coding sequence ATGAATAAATTTATGCAAAGTTCTCATGGTGTGAGTGTGAGGGTGCTAAGTGCACAGCACGACAGGCACGAGTTCAACCCTTTCAATCGTTGGGAGGAGAAGTTACTGGACTTAGTATCGCATCCATCTAAGCGCAGTGCAGAATGGACCCTGTCTGAAGACATCACAGCAGTTAAGGAGCAGGTAAGGCGCACTGTGTCGAACATTCAGATCAAATACCCTTTCTCATCTGATGTGCTCGAGTTAGACATCCTGCTGTACCAGGTGACATCCCTGGACGACCCGACATTAGAAATACGGGGCGACTTGCGTGGCAACCGACAGTACCCAGCAATCCTAGTTGGGATTGAGACCTTCAATGCCCGCCGCCTAGAAGCGGTCTTGACGCACGAGTTGCTGCACGTTCTGTACAGCCCCCCTGCGGAGACAGCGGCGCATGACGCCTTGGACCTGTACCTATTACGCCTAGCCATTGAGGAGGGGGTAGCGGAGGCCTTCGTGCGGGAGAACATGTCGCCCGCCGACGTAAAGAGTGGTGCAAGCGACTTAGCAGTCCCGGAAGACCTCGTACAGTTGCACGACTTCAGGCACGAACGGCACGACGATCCTAAGAAGCTTAATGACCCCAAAGACGCAGCCCTAAAATCTTTCCTAGAGATGCACAAGCATTACGCTGCGGGATATCACATCGTCACATCGCTAATCGACGGTAAGGTATTTGACTTGACGACGTTGATAGATATGGATCCCGTGGAAGTGTGGAAGGCCTACCTCCCCCTGAACTCAGCCATACCGTCAACCCTCTAA